The nucleotide window AGCGCTTGAGCATGCAGAAGGATTGGCAGCTGTAGCTGAAATTGGTTGATTTCTAACGCTAACGTGTGTCGTGATGGTCGGCTGCATTCGCTGAAGGGTTGCCTGTATGTTTAAGTGGTCACTTGAAATACAAAAATCGCCGGTAGATGCCGCACCACAGGCGCGTTGCATAGTGGACATCTCATAGTGGGTGGGGCCGTCGTGGCAGCAATTGGTTAGACCCTTGCTGCACTCGAGGGCGGGGAGTGGGGTCTGTCTGGCCGAATACCGTCATGCAGCAACCAATCAAATTCTAGATTATCTTAACATCTGCCCCGCCTTCTGGCAGATGTCCCCGCCTCTCTCTcatggatggggggttgctTCTCCGCAAAATCGACAGATGCTGTGGATCTCGTCCCCTCGTGCTGGGTGCTGCTGGGTGTTTCGAGACAGTCAACCTTTTGAGATAATGTCGTTCCACCGTTGGATTCCCGCCTGTCGCCAAGAGCATTTTCATGGGCAGTGAGCCGTTCCGACAGGAAGGGACCTCAGCTTGTTAGCCCCGGCCGAGCTCATGGCTTTGGGCGAGGCCTGTTCTTTCTTGACAGGCTCTTATCTGGTTAGTGTATTTAGCAACGGGGAGACCTGGGGAGGCCGATCTTCAAGATCATCTCGATCAAACAGACGTCAATTGAGCCCCGTAGCAAAGGCCGAGCAAGTGGTGGATAGAGTACATTGTGCAACCAGTGTTAAAGTTGTCCCACGGAAGAGCAAACGCTGTCCTAgcatcctccatcccatcccgcCCCGTCATTCTGTCTGTAACCCCTCAACCACATCGACGCCCGTGTcgctccccctctcctcctgctttctttttcttcgcCGGCCGATCATCTTAAAGCTGGTCTAGAGCTTTTCTTCGTCCCCAATTTCCCCAGTGACCTAGTTCCTACTATctactacctacctactgCGCTTTATCATTACCCGCAGCCAGTCGCCATTCCTGGGTTGCCAACTGACGCCATTGCCGTCCCACGGGTGTCTTATCTGCCGCTCAGCACCTGCAGCGAGACTGTGATTCATTGGCAGACGACACAATTCCATTGCCCTTTTAAAACAGGGATCACCGATAAGGCtgctcttcccctccaccccccctcgtctttgccatctccatcctTCATTTGAATCTGCTTCCACCGCGAGCATTGGGGCGTCAACTTCAACAGGACGTCTTGCATTCATCTGATTAGCCTATCGCTGCTGTGGGTGTTTGTGCCAGCCAACCCAAATTCCCCGATTCGTTTgttgagaagctcaagacGGCTTCAAGACGGTCTCGTGTCCCTCAAGGACAGAAAAGAGCCAGAGCTATGATGGCGACAATTGCCCTTTCTCGGCCGATTGCACCCCACCGCAACTCATCCAGCATAGGCTCTTTAACATCGACCATCACGCTCGATACATCACAATGCCCGGCCCCCGTGCCGAACAAGCACATCCCCGTGTGTCCCCCCGGCCCCGTCCCGCAACAGGAGcccacaaccccaccaccgtcccccgGTAAGGAAGCCGATGCGCTCCACCAGTCCCTCTTATTCCCACCCACAGATTATGTGCGGCTCGACTCGGGTCGTTCATGCCTCTACAAGATCGATGCTGCCGGAGTGGCAGCGGCTCTGGATTATCTGGCTCGTCAACCGCTGCCCGACCCCTCACAGGTCTTCCCTTGGTTACACGGGCTTCATCCCAACAATCAGATCCAGCTTGCTTTCTTCATCGCCCGCAAGCGTTCTCTGAGGAAGACGCCTGTTTGTCTGCGtggcatcaccatcgtcaaAGCCGATGGCGATCTCAACGTCTCCCGTCTCAAGGGGGCTATCGCGCCTCACGAGTTTCTTCAGCTCGGAAATGCCACGGCCGAGTTTCTTGAGGCAGATCCCCGGGAGGGCTTCTCTGTACGCAACTTTCAGATTCAAGCTGCCAAGGCAGCCATGACCTCTGATATCATCGTCtatggcgatgatgagctcTCTGTTCGCAAGTTAGGATTCGATATAGCTGGTGCACAGCAACGATGGCGTGAGAAACAAGAAGCCCATCGGAATCCTATTCCCCATTACAACACATTTGTCTGTGTCAGCCCCTTTGGCGAGTTTGAGGAACTATATCCCGAGATTGTGGCCGTCAACTCGTCCGGCCAGCTCACGGGTCAAGTTCTCGACTTCTTCCATCAAGAACGGAGGGAGATGTATGAGATGACCCGTGCGTCTGAGATATCACACAACGTCTGGCTGGGCCCAACCCCAGATCAGGGGTCTGACGAGGAGCTCTGTTATGACGTTCTGATCGAGTGCAACGATCTGGGTCGTCTCAATCCCGGAGCCTTGCAAACCATCGCCGAGGGTACCAATGAACCGGACCAACATCTTTCGGAAGCCACCCAGACCTTCCTGGAGTTTCCATCTTCGGGCAGTATACTAGCTCCCACCTGGTCGCACGCCGAAGCAGACGGCATCCTCGATACGTGCAAATGGATCTGGCATCTTGCCCACGGCACCCTCCCTTCTGCCTTCTCAGCCAGTTCCAAGTTCGATCATGAAGATTCCGATGGTGATATCGACATGCTCACCTCTGCCCCATCCACACCCAACAAGCCCAGGAGAATCCTGATTCACTGCGCAGACGGGTACACCGAGTCAACCATGCTCGGGCTCGCGTATTATTCCTTTGCCACCTTCCTTCCGATCCCGGAAGCCTGGCTAGCCCTTCACACAACCCAGCAGCGCAACTTCTTCGCCTACCCCTCTGACGTagccctcctcaccgccatcGCTCGCCGCCTGTTGCAGGAATCCCCCCTGTTTACCCTCCAGAACCGTACCTTGAGTGATATCACGAGTCTCATTCGCAACGAACCAAAGTGGTTCGCTGGGTTCGACGGCTCCTTTCCCTCCAGGATCCTAGATTACATGTACCTAGGAAACCTCGGCCACGCTAACAACCCGGACTTGCTCAAGTCCCTCGGCATCGGTCAGATCCTCTCAGTCGGTGAGCTGGCCATGTGGCGTGACGGTGAGCTCGAGCaatggggggaggagaacaCGTGTGTGGTTCAAGGGGTGCAAGACAACGGAATAGACCCCCTAACAGACGAGTTTGAACGGTGTCTAGAGTTTATTGGTAAGTTCCCAtttggttgtttttttccATCGCCAAAAATCAAACTAACCAACCCCGCCACAGAACGAGGACGCCGAAACGGCACCGCTACGCTCGTCCACTGCCGCGTGGGCGTCTCCCGCTCGGCAACAATCTGCATCGCGGAGGTTATGAGATCCCTCCGGATGAGCTTCCCTCGGGCGTACTGCTTCGTCAGGGCGAGGAGGCTCAACGTCATCATCCAGCCTCACCTGCGGTTCGGCTACGAGCTGCTCaagtgggaggagcagaaCCAAGGGGAGGGCTTCAAGAGGGAGCTGGAGTGGCCCGAGATTGCGAGAGAGATTGCCTTGATGAATCGACCTTATGCTCGGTAGAAAAACACAAGAAGGAACACCCGAGCACAATTCTCCCGCCTGGTTTgcgggagtggtggtgaatCCATATGATGGGAACGGTTTGGATATTTGAACTTAAAAttggagagagggaaaagtaaacccccccaaaaatgGGGGAAAAGGTGATcaccggaggaggagacgataccctgggttttttttggtttggaaGTCGAGGCTGGGGACAACCTCTTGAATTGTGCAAATGTGTCGATTAAGTTTGGGTGTAGGTGTTTCTGGGTACGTTGTTGGATTATGTCTCGGGTTCTGTCTTTGGGTTCGGCTGGACACGATCTATTGTGCTATATTTCTTTCGGTGCCTTGGTTGATTTCGGAGCGTTTCTGGTATGGACTGAGGCTTTTCTCAGAGGCTTTGCTCACAGGCAACGTTAGTTCACGGACGGGTGGACTCGACGTCGGTTATTTTTTGCCATTCTTGTGCAAGTTATCTTTACTTTTTGGGTTCTCTCATGACGACTGGATGCAACACGACaacggcaacagcaacacacGATGacggctttttttttctagTTCTGCAGCCTTTTGTTATGAATATTGCAATCTCGTTTGGGCAACAGGCAAGAAAGCAGAGCGTTTGAGTTTGCAAATTGGAAATGATTTGCTTTGGACCATGTAGGATTGAATAGGGTACCCGACATGAAATCTGGCCTCGGGCAGACGTGTTGTTTCCAGATGACATATTTATTCTGCTTATCAATGTTTATTCAGCTCAGACTTTAATATCTTGCCTTCATCCTGTGGCAACACCCTCCACTGGTCAAGAGGGCAAATCTTGCCCGGTTGAATGATGCCTCTTAGGCCTCTCTCTATCCCTCCTGTTGGCCGTCGCTGAACGGCTTCATAGAGACGGACATGGGTATTCAAAAGAAGTTCAGGGAGTTTATGGAGGCAAGCATTAAAGAGGTTCGATTACGCTATTCAGATATCCATAAACTCCAAACGCTATGCACATGTTCCCAGTCAAGTTACTCAAACCACTCAGCAAAATTACCAGTCACGACCTGAAATAAAATCACGCTCACCACCCAGTTCCCCCTTCTTTGTCTTGACCGGCGCCTCGATCAACTTGCCATCTGAGCTAAATGCTTTATCTTCACTTCGTCTTCGGCAATGTACCAATCGTCATCTTTATTCCCTTTATCCCCCGTGCGCCGTGCTCTTGGTAAGACCTCTCTTGCAcggccttttccttttccctctccttcatctccactGCTACCACTAGTACCACCAAAAAAGTCCTCTTCAACTTGAAGAggctcttcgtcttcgtcggGGCGGGGATTCGTCGAGCCAAGAGGCATCCCAGGAAGTGAAGGATCACCTGGTGCCAACGGTGTTTCCAAAGCCTGCATGAGCTTTGCAATGTGATCCTTCACCATATAACCTGTAACATCCTTGCCAGAATTGTTCAACGCCGGAACTACGAGTTCCTTGTCCTCCGAGGTGTTTATTACATAATCATGTTGGGGATCGTAATCGGGATACAAAAATCCCATAACATCATCGCTGGGCCCTCCTTTTCTCTGCAAGcccgccgccttcttcactGCCCTTTCCACCGTCTCTTTTACACCCTTGACCGTAACATCTGGCATCATGTCGGCTAAACTGTGTGCAGCGCCCGTCATACTCTCTGGGACCACTCTTTCCAGAGTTTTCTTCAGCTTTGCCTTCCGTCTCACCTTTTCGAATGACTCGTGCTTGCCGGCAATGGCCTCGGTGTTCTCGGTAACTTCCTATGCGTTATATGAGGCGTCCAGCTTATCATCCGCCTCGACAACACTATTTGGAAAGTTAGAGGTCAGTGGGATGTGATTGAAGAGGAAAAACATACGAGAACTGCTTCACCAAgtacccctcccctcccttttccagGTCAATGTTGTACACATAGAAGATACCATCGCTTGTCACTACCATGACCTGAGGCGAACTGCTACTCATGGCCACAACACTGCGGATGGGTCCGCCCCCGCCAGCTGGTGCTCCTTGCAGTACCGTGCTGGTTGGTTTAGGAATCTTGATGCTTGCGAAATCACGCTCGGGTTCGAACATCTCAGACACAGCGGCTGGTAGATAAGCCCCCACTGCTCCGACCACGCCACGCCCGACAATTTGAGATGACCGTCTGATCATATTGCCAAACATGCCGCTGTTCCGCAGAGCTTTGCTTCCTTCGCTGCTGGGCTGGCTCGCGGTACTGCCATACTCTTCCGCCCCACTGCTTCGCCGAGAgtcgtcgtcgctgttggGAACATAGTCGGCACTGTTAATACTGGCAGACCGGGCAAAGCGGTTACGCCTAGGTGATGTTGCTTCGGCGTCTTCTTGAGAATTGTTGGTCAATTTGTAGATGTGGACAGTGTTGGAGACGGACGAAACACAGAGGATGGTTGAGCTGAGGTTGAAAGACATGCTGTATATGGTCGAAGGAGTGGTACCCCTCCGAAACTGATACAGCCTCTGACCACTGGGAATCGCAAACACGCGGATAA belongs to Podospora bellae-mahoneyi strain CBS 112042 chromosome 6, whole genome shotgun sequence and includes:
- the PPS1 gene encoding tyrosine/serine/threonine protein phosphatase pps1 (EggNog:ENOG503NWVR; COG:V), with protein sequence MMATIALSRPIAPHRNSSSIGSLTSTITLDTSQCPAPVPNKHIPVCPPGPVPQQEPTTPPPSPGKEADALHQSLLFPPTDYVRLDSGRSCLYKIDAAGVAAALDYLARQPLPDPSQVFPWLHGLHPNNQIQLAFFIARKRSLRKTPVCLRGITIVKADGDLNVSRLKGAIAPHEFLQLGNATAEFLEADPREGFSVRNFQIQAAKAAMTSDIIVYGDDELSVRKLGFDIAGAQQRWREKQEAHRNPIPHYNTFVCVSPFGEFEELYPEIVAVNSSGQLTGQVLDFFHQERREMYEMTRASEISHNVWLGPTPDQGSDEELCYDVLIECNDLGRLNPGALQTIAEGTNEPDQHLSEATQTFLEFPSSGSILAPTWSHAEADGILDTCKWIWHLAHGTLPSAFSASSKFDHEDSDGDIDMLTSAPSTPNKPRRILIHCADGYTESTMLGLAYYSFATFLPIPEAWLALHTTQQRNFFAYPSDVALLTAIARRLLQESPLFTLQNRTLSDITSLIRNEPKWFAGFDGSFPSRILDYMYLGNLGHANNPDLLKSLGIGQILSVGELAMWRDGELEQWGEENTCVVQGVQDNGIDPLTDEFERCLEFIERGRRNGTATLVHCRVGVSRSATICIAEVMRSLRMSFPRAYCFVRARRLNVIIQPHLRFGYELLKWEEQNQGEGFKRELEWPEIAREIALMNRPYAR